The following proteins come from a genomic window of Ictalurus furcatus strain D&B chromosome 12, Billie_1.0, whole genome shotgun sequence:
- the vapb gene encoding vesicle-associated membrane protein-associated protein B/C isoform X1 has product MARSEQILLLEPQHELKFRGPFTDVVTTTLKLANPTDRNVCFKVKTTAPRRYCVRPNSGVIEAGTSVNVSVMLQPFDYDPNEKSKHKFMVQSLMAPPDMTDMEGLWKEAKPEELMDSKLRCVFEMPNENEKTHDMDTSKMISSSFLKSDSSTLSMKLGSSLDDGEVKRIMEECRRLQVEVQRLREENKQIRQEDDCLRMRKNTVMATQHSAPSSVKLKEEGLSIRVIAAIVLFFVIGVTVGKLLL; this is encoded by the exons ATGGCCAGGTCAGAGCAGATCCTGCTTCTGGAGCCTCAACACGAGTTGAAATTCCGAG GTCCATTTACAGATGTGGTGACTACGACTCTAAAGCTTGCTAACCCCACAGATAGAAATGTGTGCTTTAAAGTGAAAACAACTGCACCACGTCGCTACTGTGTGCGTCCAAACAGTGGAGTGATTGAAGCTGGAACCTCAGTTAATGTCTCTG TTATGCTGCAGCCGTTTGACTATGACCCCAACGAGAAGAGCAAACACAAATTTATGGTGCAGTCTTTAATGGCCCCACCTGATATGACTGACATGGAGGGCCTG TGGAAGGAGGCCAAACCAGAGGAACTGATGGACTCTAAGCTGCGATGCGTCTTTGAAATGCCAAATGAGAATGAGAAAACG CATGACATGGACACCAGTAAGATGATTTCCTCTAGTTTTTTAAAATCGGATTCATCCACATTGTCCATGAAGTTGGGGTCCAGTCTGGATGATGGAGAGGTGAAGAGGATTATGGAAGAGTGCAGAAGACTTCAGGTGGAGGTGCAGCGACtaagagaagaaaacaaacagattagg CAGGAAGATGATTGTCTGCGTATGAGGAAGAACACAGTTATGGCAACTCAGCATTCCGCACCTTCATCTGTCAAATTGAAGGAGGAGGGCTTGAGCATCAGGGTCATTGCTGCAATTGTGTTGTTCTTTGTCATTGGTGTCACTGTAGGGAAGTTACTTCTGTAA
- the vapb gene encoding vesicle-associated membrane protein-associated protein B/C isoform X2, which produces MARSEQILLLEPQHELKFRGPFTDVVTTTLKLANPTDRNVCFKVKTTAPRRYCVRPNSGVIEAGTSVNVSVMLQPFDYDPNEKSKHKFMVQSLMAPPDMTDMEGLWKEAKPEELMDSKLRCVFEMPNENEKTHDMDTSKMISSSFLKSDSSTLSMKLGSSLDDGEVKRIMEECRRLQVEVQRLREENKQIREDDCLRMRKNTVMATQHSAPSSVKLKEEGLSIRVIAAIVLFFVIGVTVGKLLL; this is translated from the exons ATGGCCAGGTCAGAGCAGATCCTGCTTCTGGAGCCTCAACACGAGTTGAAATTCCGAG GTCCATTTACAGATGTGGTGACTACGACTCTAAAGCTTGCTAACCCCACAGATAGAAATGTGTGCTTTAAAGTGAAAACAACTGCACCACGTCGCTACTGTGTGCGTCCAAACAGTGGAGTGATTGAAGCTGGAACCTCAGTTAATGTCTCTG TTATGCTGCAGCCGTTTGACTATGACCCCAACGAGAAGAGCAAACACAAATTTATGGTGCAGTCTTTAATGGCCCCACCTGATATGACTGACATGGAGGGCCTG TGGAAGGAGGCCAAACCAGAGGAACTGATGGACTCTAAGCTGCGATGCGTCTTTGAAATGCCAAATGAGAATGAGAAAACG CATGACATGGACACCAGTAAGATGATTTCCTCTAGTTTTTTAAAATCGGATTCATCCACATTGTCCATGAAGTTGGGGTCCAGTCTGGATGATGGAGAGGTGAAGAGGATTATGGAAGAGTGCAGAAGACTTCAGGTGGAGGTGCAGCGACtaagagaagaaaacaaacagattagg GAAGATGATTGTCTGCGTATGAGGAAGAACACAGTTATGGCAACTCAGCATTCCGCACCTTCATCTGTCAAATTGAAGGAGGAGGGCTTGAGCATCAGGGTCATTGCTGCAATTGTGTTGTTCTTTGTCATTGGTGTCACTGTAGGGAAGTTACTTCTGTAA